The following proteins come from a genomic window of Streptomyces sp. NBC_01716:
- a CDS encoding lactonase family protein — MPAGGPSRRRVVGILAAAVATVSVPAATATATNRTPGRTATRPRRALATGPLFIGTYTSSGGPGIGLASYDTGTGQITATGTLQGVGDPSYLAVHPDGTTLYAVNERQDGGVTAIALGEDGGHTVLGTRSTGGSSPCHLSVHPGGRWLLSANYGSGNVAVHPIESSGALGERTDLVTHSEPAPGPGQNGPHAHQIVTAPDGGHVLAVDLGTDSVYTYRIDETAGTLTQVSYATLPAGAGPRHLVFHPSGQFAYLANELNNTIAVCGYDADSGTLTPGEPLPTGAGGAGSSFPSQPVITADGAFVFLANRGHNSLSRFAVEENGAGLRLLDTVPVGGDYPRQLALSPDGALLFAANQRSNAVSVFHVDQASGQLAPAGDPFASPVALCVLPL; from the coding sequence ATGCCGGCCGGCGGCCCGAGCCGCCGCCGGGTCGTCGGCATATTGGCGGCGGCCGTGGCGACGGTCTCGGTGCCCGCCGCCACGGCGACCGCGACGAACCGGACCCCGGGCCGGACCGCGACCCGCCCGCGGCGAGCCCTCGCCACGGGGCCGCTGTTCATCGGTACGTACACCTCCAGCGGCGGTCCGGGCATCGGGCTCGCCTCGTACGACACGGGTACGGGGCAGATCACCGCCACCGGCACGCTCCAGGGCGTCGGCGACCCCTCGTACCTCGCCGTCCACCCCGACGGCACGACCCTGTACGCGGTCAACGAGCGCCAGGACGGCGGCGTCACCGCGATCGCGCTGGGCGAGGACGGCGGCCACACGGTCCTCGGCACGCGTAGCACAGGCGGCTCCTCGCCCTGCCATCTGTCCGTGCACCCCGGCGGACGCTGGCTCCTCAGCGCGAACTACGGCTCCGGCAACGTCGCCGTCCACCCCATCGAGTCATCGGGCGCGCTGGGCGAGCGCACCGATCTGGTCACCCACTCCGAACCGGCCCCGGGGCCCGGCCAGAACGGCCCGCACGCGCACCAGATCGTCACAGCCCCGGACGGCGGCCATGTGCTCGCCGTCGACCTCGGCACCGACAGCGTCTACACCTACCGCATCGACGAGACGGCGGGCACGCTCACCCAGGTCAGTTACGCGACGCTCCCCGCGGGCGCAGGGCCGCGGCATCTCGTCTTCCACCCGTCGGGCCAATTCGCCTATCTGGCGAACGAGTTGAACAACACGATCGCCGTCTGCGGCTACGACGCGGACAGTGGGACCCTCACTCCCGGCGAACCGCTGCCCACCGGCGCCGGGGGCGCGGGGAGCAGCTTCCCGTCCCAGCCAGTGATCACGGCCGACGGAGCGTTCGTCTTCCTCGCCAACCGTGGCCACAACAGCCTGTCCCGCTTCGCTGTGGAGGAGAACGGCGCCGGCCTGCGGCTGTTGGACACGGTGCCTGTCGGCGGTGACTATCCGAGGCAGCTCGCCCTCTCCCCCGACGGGGCCCTGCTGTTCGCCGCCAACCAGCGGTCGAACGCCGTCTCGGTCTTCCACGTCGACCAGGCGAGCGGCCAACTGGCGCCGGCGGGAGACCCGTTCGCGTCTCCGGTCGCTCTCTGCGTGCTGCCGCTCTGA
- a CDS encoding alkene reductase, whose protein sequence is MTKTTLLAPYSLGPLRLPNRMVMAPMSRHRAAVDGTPLPVVADHYAQRAGAGLIVTEGIWPSSRGQSGWRLPGLETAAHIEGWRAVTEAVHAAGGRIMAQLMHGGRHGHPLSRIDGDIPSAPSSVRVPGPVHVRDGGKADPLPPREMTHDDIRQAVEDHAQAARNAMAAGFDGVELHGANSYLIHQFLADNTNLRNDGYGGTTEGRIRLPVELVTAVADAIGAGRTALRLSPGNPQFGMAEADPAPVYHALLDAVDGLGLLYLHLTDNDSYPALADLRPRWHGPLVANIGENHDPTTREGGEAVLADGLADLVSYGRSFIANPDLPERFAVGAPLNTVDERHLYTHGAEGYTDYPALSQELCSAGS, encoded by the coding sequence ATGACGAAAACGACGCTCCTCGCCCCGTATTCCCTCGGCCCCCTCCGCCTGCCCAACCGTATGGTGATGGCCCCCATGTCCCGCCACCGCGCGGCCGTGGACGGCACACCCCTGCCGGTCGTCGCCGACCACTACGCGCAGCGCGCCGGCGCGGGGCTCATCGTCACCGAAGGCATCTGGCCCAGCAGCCGGGGCCAGAGCGGCTGGCGGCTCCCCGGCCTGGAGACGGCGGCGCACATCGAGGGCTGGCGGGCCGTGACGGAGGCGGTGCACGCCGCCGGGGGCCGGATCATGGCCCAGCTGATGCACGGCGGCCGGCACGGACACCCGCTGTCCCGGATCGACGGCGACATACCGAGCGCCCCGTCCTCCGTACGGGTCCCGGGCCCCGTACACGTACGCGACGGCGGCAAGGCCGACCCCCTCCCGCCGCGCGAGATGACGCACGACGACATCCGGCAGGCCGTCGAGGACCACGCGCAGGCGGCCAGGAACGCGATGGCGGCCGGCTTCGACGGGGTCGAACTGCACGGCGCCAACAGCTACTTGATCCACCAGTTCCTCGCCGACAACACCAATCTGCGTAACGACGGCTACGGCGGTACGACCGAGGGCCGGATCCGCCTCCCCGTCGAACTGGTCACCGCCGTCGCCGACGCGATCGGAGCCGGGCGGACGGCGCTGCGGCTCTCCCCGGGCAATCCCCAGTTCGGCATGGCCGAGGCCGACCCGGCCCCCGTCTACCACGCGCTCCTGGACGCCGTCGACGGCCTCGGTCTGCTCTACCTCCACCTCACCGACAACGACTCCTACCCGGCGCTCGCCGATCTGCGCCCCCGCTGGCACGGACCGCTCGTCGCCAACATCGGTGAGAACCACGACCCGACCACCCGCGAAGGCGGCGAGGCGGTGCTCGCCGACGGGCTCGCCGACCTCGTCTCGTACGGCAGGTCCTTCATCGCCAACCCGGACCTTCCAGAGCGCTTCGCCGTCGGCGCACCCCTCAACACCGTCGACGAGCGGCACCTCTACACCCACGGGGCCGAGGGCTACACCGACTACCCGGCGCTGTCGCAGGAGCTCTGCTCCGCCGGCAGCTGA